One part of the Hippoglossus hippoglossus isolate fHipHip1 chromosome 11, fHipHip1.pri, whole genome shotgun sequence genome encodes these proteins:
- the tpd52 gene encoding tumor protein D52 isoform X2: MEEAVKGTQQHPDSVPELGEDAVTSVGPAPPPPAITEEERQELQEELFKVEDEILTLSQVLAAKERQLADLKRKLGITPLNELKQNITKTWQEVTTSNAYRRTSETLSQASLKAGAAISNVGSVFTRKLEDVRNAPTFRSFEGRVDTLKTKMTPSASTTDPGDPGNQESSGPTAETFLNQPGGPPTPEPLMQ, encoded by the exons atggaggaggcagtcAAAG GTACCCAGCAGCATCCGGACTCGGTCCCAGAGCTGGGAGAAGATGCAGTGACGTCTGTCGGGCCCGCCCCTCCTCCACCCGCCATTACAGAGGAGGAGcgacaggagctgcaggaagagTTGTTCAAG gtggaGGATGAGATCCTGACTCTGTCCCAGGTTCTTGCAGCCAAGGAGCGGCAGTTGGCCGACCTGAAGAGAAAGCTGGGCATCACACCTCTGAATGAGCTGAAACAGAACATTACCAAAACCTGGCAGGAGGTCACCACCTCCAACGC CTATAGAAGGACGTCTGAAACGCTCTCTCAGGCGAGTCTGAAGGCCGGAGCAGCTATCTCCAACGTGGGCTCAGTCTTTACCCGGAAACTGGAGGATGTCAG GAATGCACCAACTTTCAGGTCATTTGAGGGGAGAGTGGATACTTTGAAG ACTAAAATGACTCCATCAGCATCCACCACTGACCCCGGTGACCCCGGCAACCAGGAGAGCAGCGGCCCGACCGCCGAGACTTTCCTCAATCAGCCAGGGGGCCCACCCACTCCGGAGCCACTGATGCAATGA
- the tpd52 gene encoding tumor protein D52 isoform X1: MEEAVKGTQQHPDSVPELGEDAVTSVGPAPPPPAITEEERQELQEELFKVEDEILTLSQVLAAKERQLADLKRKLGITPLNELKQNITKTWQEVTTSNAYRRTSETLSQASLKAGAAISNVGSVFTRKLEDVSVRSLQHSASMPVMRNAPTFRSFEGRVDTLKTKMTPSASTTDPGDPGNQESSGPTAETFLNQPGGPPTPEPLMQ; the protein is encoded by the exons atggaggaggcagtcAAAG GTACCCAGCAGCATCCGGACTCGGTCCCAGAGCTGGGAGAAGATGCAGTGACGTCTGTCGGGCCCGCCCCTCCTCCACCCGCCATTACAGAGGAGGAGcgacaggagctgcaggaagagTTGTTCAAG gtggaGGATGAGATCCTGACTCTGTCCCAGGTTCTTGCAGCCAAGGAGCGGCAGTTGGCCGACCTGAAGAGAAAGCTGGGCATCACACCTCTGAATGAGCTGAAACAGAACATTACCAAAACCTGGCAGGAGGTCACCACCTCCAACGC CTATAGAAGGACGTCTGAAACGCTCTCTCAGGCGAGTCTGAAGGCCGGAGCAGCTATCTCCAACGTGGGCTCAGTCTTTACCCGGAAACTGGAGGATGTCAG CGTGCGCTCATTACAACACTCGGCTAGTATGCCTGTCATgag GAATGCACCAACTTTCAGGTCATTTGAGGGGAGAGTGGATACTTTGAAG ACTAAAATGACTCCATCAGCATCCACCACTGACCCCGGTGACCCCGGCAACCAGGAGAGCAGCGGCCCGACCGCCGAGACTTTCCTCAATCAGCCAGGGGGCCCACCCACTCCGGAGCCACTGATGCAATGA
- the tpd52 gene encoding tumor protein D52 isoform X3: MEEAVKGTQQHPDSVPELGEDAVTSVGPAPPPPAITEEERQELQEELFKVEDEILTLSQVLAAKERQLADLKRKLGITPLNELKQNITKTWQEVTTSNAYRRTSETLSQASLKAGAAISNVGSVFTRKLEDVR; this comes from the exons atggaggaggcagtcAAAG GTACCCAGCAGCATCCGGACTCGGTCCCAGAGCTGGGAGAAGATGCAGTGACGTCTGTCGGGCCCGCCCCTCCTCCACCCGCCATTACAGAGGAGGAGcgacaggagctgcaggaagagTTGTTCAAG gtggaGGATGAGATCCTGACTCTGTCCCAGGTTCTTGCAGCCAAGGAGCGGCAGTTGGCCGACCTGAAGAGAAAGCTGGGCATCACACCTCTGAATGAGCTGAAACAGAACATTACCAAAACCTGGCAGGAGGTCACCACCTCCAACGC CTATAGAAGGACGTCTGAAACGCTCTCTCAGGCGAGTCTGAAGGCCGGAGCAGCTATCTCCAACGTGGGCTCAGTCTTTACCCGGAAACTGGAGGATGTCAGGTGA